In Bradyrhizobium erythrophlei, a single genomic region encodes these proteins:
- a CDS encoding GNAT family N-acetyltransferase, whose amino-acid sequence MSYQNLPVSAVGRGIVRTLRQQEELPLLRDHLLRLDHESRHDRFHGFMDDSFIERYAEKCANDGTVIIAYLEDGLVRGAAELHPPETSSDLLPEIAFSVEAGLRRHGVGSLLFQKLIEEARAKGYRRLRITTGAQNDAMRALASKFGAHLRFRHGESTGTIDVEEQPRLEPARPAVATPTDAARAIIHFNRAYWKFWLGFYGWKQAV is encoded by the coding sequence TTGAGCTACCAGAACCTTCCGGTTTCGGCCGTCGGCAGGGGCATCGTTCGGACGCTTCGCCAGCAGGAAGAGTTACCGCTGCTGCGCGATCATCTGCTTCGGCTCGATCACGAAAGCCGACATGACCGTTTCCACGGCTTCATGGACGACAGCTTCATCGAGCGTTACGCGGAAAAATGCGCGAACGACGGCACCGTTATCATTGCCTATCTCGAAGATGGCCTGGTGCGGGGCGCGGCAGAGCTGCATCCGCCGGAGACGTCGTCGGATTTGCTGCCGGAGATCGCTTTCAGTGTGGAGGCCGGCCTGCGCCGCCACGGCGTCGGAAGCCTGCTTTTCCAGAAGCTGATCGAGGAAGCGCGCGCCAAGGGCTACCGCCGTTTGCGGATCACGACCGGCGCGCAAAACGACGCCATGCGTGCGCTCGCCAGCAAATTTGGCGCGCATCTGAGATTCCGTCACGGCGAATCCACGGGAACGATCGATGTGGAGGAACAGCCGCGGCTTGAGCCTGCACGGCCTGCCGTCGCCACGCCGACAGATGCCGCGCGTGCGATCATCCACTTCAATCGCGCCTACTGGAAGTTCTGGTTGGGCTTCTACGGCTGGAAGCAGGCCGTTTAA
- a CDS encoding PaaI family thioesterase, producing the protein MTPLEKIRAMKMPFAELKGVTFVEADKDRVVAKMLVRPDLCTVSQSIHGGAVMAFADSVGAAATVINLPEDAKGTTTIESKTNFVGGAKEGATVVATATPVHRGRRTQVWQTRLETEEGKLVAIVIQTQMVL; encoded by the coding sequence ATGACGCCGCTCGAAAAAATACGTGCGATGAAGATGCCCTTTGCGGAATTGAAGGGAGTGACTTTCGTCGAAGCCGACAAGGATCGCGTCGTGGCGAAGATGCTGGTCCGTCCCGATCTTTGCACGGTCAGTCAGAGCATTCATGGCGGCGCCGTGATGGCTTTTGCGGATTCGGTCGGCGCCGCGGCAACGGTGATCAATCTGCCGGAGGACGCCAAGGGCACCACGACAATTGAGAGCAAGACCAATTTCGTGGGCGGCGCGAAGGAGGGTGCCACTGTCGTCGCGACCGCTACGCCCGTCCATCGGGGACGGCGTACGCAGGTCTGGCAAACCCGGCTTGAAACAGAGGAGGGCAAACTGGTTGCCATCGTGATTCAAACGCAGATGGTGCTTTGA
- a CDS encoding cobalamin-binding protein, with translation MRQFPPRRIVCLTEETVETLYLLGEQDRIVGVSGYAVRPPQVRREKPRVSAFITADIPKILDLKPDLVLAFSDLQADIVAELVRAGVSIHVFNQRDIAGIFAMIRTLGALVGASERAEQLASGYERRLADIASIARPFPRPKVYFEEWDEPLISGIGWVSELIEIAGGADILPDLRFRPSAKDRIISPDLVRAAAPDVILASWCGKKVVRDKIKRRAGWEDIPAVRHDRVVEIKSPLILQPGPAALTDGLDAIIAALWRNA, from the coding sequence ATGCGCCAGTTCCCGCCTCGCCGCATTGTTTGCCTGACCGAGGAAACGGTCGAGACGCTTTATCTGCTGGGCGAGCAGGACCGGATCGTCGGCGTTTCCGGCTACGCCGTGCGGCCACCGCAGGTCAGGCGCGAGAAGCCGCGCGTCTCGGCCTTCATCACGGCCGACATCCCGAAGATCCTGGATCTCAAGCCCGATCTCGTTCTCGCCTTCTCCGACCTGCAAGCCGACATCGTCGCCGAACTGGTTCGCGCCGGCGTCTCGATACACGTCTTCAACCAGCGCGACATTGCCGGCATTTTCGCGATGATCCGCACCCTTGGCGCGCTGGTCGGCGCAAGCGAACGCGCGGAACAGCTGGCGAGCGGCTACGAGCGGCGATTAGCCGACATCGCCTCGATCGCGCGCCCCTTTCCCAGACCGAAAGTCTATTTCGAGGAGTGGGACGAGCCTCTGATCAGCGGCATCGGCTGGGTGTCCGAATTGATCGAGATCGCGGGCGGTGCGGATATTTTGCCCGATTTGCGATTTCGCCCATCGGCGAAAGACCGGATCATTTCGCCGGACCTGGTTCGCGCCGCGGCTCCCGACGTGATCCTGGCGTCCTGGTGCGGCAAGAAAGTCGTCCGGGACAAGATCAAGCGGCGAGCTGGATGGGAGGATATTCCGGCGGTGCGTCACGATCGGGTTGTCGAGATCAAATCGCCCTTGATCTTGCAGCCCGGCCCCGCAGCACTCACCGATGGATTGGACGCCATCATAGCCGCGCTATGGCGCAATGCTTGA
- a CDS encoding DUF6719 family protein, with translation MKRNTSFSNEIFGKPFALKFLCVLAVSGWLVSGLAPGAQATTFGREQDVPDLKLGQRIRIDDGTCPPGQVKELSGAKMTDGGVARARKCVPRLGIKSK, from the coding sequence ATGAAGCGCAACACTTCTTTCTCGAACGAGATTTTCGGCAAGCCTTTTGCGCTGAAGTTTCTTTGTGTTCTGGCCGTGTCTGGCTGGCTTGTGTCTGGCCTGGCGCCAGGTGCGCAGGCGACGACGTTTGGCCGCGAGCAGGATGTCCCCGATCTGAAACTCGGGCAGCGGATCAGGATCGATGACGGAACCTGCCCGCCGGGGCAGGTCAAGGAATTGTCGGGCGCAAAAATGACAGACGGCGGCGTAGCGCGCGCGCGAAAGTGTGTCCCCCGCCTCGGCATCAAGTCGAAGTAA
- a CDS encoding CreA family protein, translating to MRWRIRLLVLVTLTWAGSPAWAGDEPDLIFRRSTVFKLLSPNDKLATYGIDDPVVEGVACHFTVPERGGVKGWLGIAEEVSDISLACRQIGPIHFKGKTAQGEDMFRQRRSVFFKKMQIVRGCDAKRNVLVYMVYSDKLIEGSPKNSTSSVPVMPWGPTDATVQKCGDFIE from the coding sequence ATGAGGTGGAGAATCAGGCTGCTGGTTCTCGTCACACTCACATGGGCCGGATCACCCGCATGGGCCGGCGACGAGCCGGATCTGATCTTTCGCCGTTCCACGGTGTTCAAGTTGCTCAGTCCCAATGACAAGCTTGCGACCTACGGCATCGACGATCCCGTGGTTGAGGGCGTCGCTTGCCATTTCACGGTGCCCGAGCGGGGTGGCGTCAAGGGTTGGCTCGGAATAGCCGAGGAGGTCTCGGACATTTCGCTCGCATGCCGGCAGATCGGCCCGATTCATTTCAAGGGCAAGACGGCGCAAGGCGAGGACATGTTTCGTCAGCGACGATCGGTTTTCTTCAAGAAGATGCAGATCGTGCGCGGCTGTGACGCCAAGCGAAATGTGCTGGTCTATATGGTGTACTCGGACAAGCTGATCGAAGGTTCGCCAAAAAACTCGACCTCGTCGGTGCCTGTCATGCCGTGGGGGCCGACTGATGCGACGGTCCAGAAATGCGGTGACTTCATCGAATAG